In the Girardinichthys multiradiatus isolate DD_20200921_A chromosome 4, DD_fGirMul_XY1, whole genome shotgun sequence genome, one interval contains:
- the cdkn1ca gene encoding cyclin-dependent kinase inhibitor 1Ca: MNIRSRESVCRNLFGPVDHDQVRQEVQLKLKEIMEQDSQRWNFNFQSGIPQLGRFQWEEIPTDCATSYYQESPKPMADVNSLKTEDSGRVSNNDEDLGTNQENCLSVSNKLKRATEMTPVWRKRSVSKAAVKSNNARITDYFTKRRRSLEDKSIISPFQTHFNKDTQYQTIR; this comes from the exons ATGAATATTAGATCCAGAGAGTCTGTTTGTCGGAATCTCTTCGGTCCAGTGGACCATGACCAGGTGCGTCAGGAAGTACAGCTGAAACTGAAGGAGATTATGGAGCAGGACAGCCAGCGCTGGAACTTCAACTTCCAGTCTGGGATACCGCAGCTTGGCAGATTTCAGTGGGAGGAAATACCTACAGATTGTGCAACTTCTTACTACCAGGAGTCCCCAAAGCCAATGGCTGATGTTAATTCTCTAAAAACTGAGGACAGTGGCAGGGTAAGCAATAATGATGAAGACCTTGGCACCAACCAAGAGAACTGTTTAAGTGTGTCCAACAAACTTAAGCGTGCTACTGAAATGACGCCTGTCTGGAGGAAGAGGTCGGTCTCCAAAGCTGCAGTCAAGTCAAATAATGCAAGAATTACAG ATTACTTTACAAAGAGAAGACGGTCATTAGAAGATAAGAGCATCATCAGTCCTTTTCAGACCCATTTCAACAAGGATACTCAATACCAGACAATAAGATGA